Genomic DNA from Paucilactobacillus hokkaidonensis JCM 18461:
GGAATATTTAGGTCATCCACGATTTTAGTCAACTGAATAATGTGCTCTTTTTTTAAAAATTGGGCTTCATCAATCAACACACACGCTGCATCCGGATTTGTCTGTGACACGTATTCAAAAATGTTTGTTTCATCCAATACCGGTACAGCTGTGCGCTCTAAGCCAATTCGACTGGCAATCGTGCCAACCCCAGAACGCGTATCTAAGCCACTTGTCAAAATAATAACTGACTTGCCTTGTTCCTCATAGTTATGAGCCACTTTTAAAATTTCAATCGACTTGCCAGAATTCATTGCGCCATATTTATAAAATAATTGAGCCACTTTTACTCACCTTTTCCTCGCGTATTCTTTCCTAGTATAGCGAAAATTACACTTAAATTGAAGTCTTTAAATGAAAGCAGCACTAAATTCTTTCTTTTTTGCTAAATTCACGCTACAATTAATCGATGATTTTTAAAATTGTGTATGATATTAAATAGTTAGAAACTATTGGAGGACTACCATGTCGATACGAAGTTCAGTTGCCACCGCAGCAGGTAAATCAAGTTATTGGTTTTTACATAATTTTTTGCACGGCGGAAGCTCATTACCTGGAAAAATAACAACGGCCATTGATCCCCATATTTTGCGCGCCTTTGGAACCAAATACGATGTCGTAATCATTACCGGTACCAACGGAAAGACGTTGACAACGGCATTAAGCGTCCGCGTCTTAAAACAAAAATACAGTGACGTGTTAACCAACCCAACCGGCTCAAACATGGAACAAGGAATTGTCACCACATTTATCACTGCTCACCATTCAAAAAATGGTAAACAGTTAGCCATCTTAGAAGTTGATGAAGCTAATATTGTTAAAGTAACGGAATATATCAAACCAATTGCATTTATTTTTACTAACCTGTTTCGTGATCAGATGGACCGTTACGGAGAAATTTACACTACCTACGACAAGATTTTGGCTGGGGTTAAAAAGGCTCCTGAAGCAACAATTATCGCTAATGGTGATGCCCAAATTTTCCATTCCAAAAAATTACCTAATCCAATGATCTTTTTTGGTTTTGATCATGAGGAAAATCACGACATTAAAGCCCCCGCTAATACGGACGGAGTACTATGCCCACAATGCAATCACATTTTACATTACCATTTCATCACTTATGGTAATTTAGGTAGTTATTTCTGTCCAAATTGTGGCTTTGAACGTCCTGAATTAACTTATAAAGTGACCAACATAACTAAATTAACACCAACTAGTTCAACCTTTGAAATTAACCATCATGCATATACAATTCAGATTGGTGGCATGTATAATATCTATAATGCACTAGCAGCCTATGCTTTAGGCAGCTTTCTAGGCGTAACTCCTGATCAAATTGGCAAAGCTTTTGAATCTGACAAAAAAGTGTTTGGCCGTCAGGAAATGATTCAAGTCGAAGATAAACAAGTTACCTTAATTTTAGTTAAGAACCCTGTTGGCCTCAATCAAGTCATTGACATGATTCTAACCGATGATCAGCCATTTTCATTTGTCGGCCTGTTAAACGCCAACTATGCTGATGGAATCGATACAAGCTGGATTTGGGATGGCAACTTTGAAAAATTACAAGAACATGCTATTCCTCAGTTTATGACTGGCGGAGAACGCTATAAAGACATCACCTTTAGACTAAGAGTTGCAGGCGTGCCTAATCCAATTATTGAACCGGATATCAGTAAAATTGCAGCTAAAATTAAAGAATTACCGACTACAAAGGTTTATGTTTTAGCGACTTATACCGCTGTCTTACAACTACGCAAGCAATTGGCAGAGCAAGGCTATATCAAGGAAGGAATGGATGCATAATGGCAAAATATTCATTACACCTTGCCCATCTGTACGGTGATCTACTCAATACGTACGGCGATGTTGGTAATATCTTGGCACTTGAATACTATGCTAAAAAAATGGACGTTGATTTTAATGTTGACGTCATCAGCATTGAAGAAGATTTTAATCCTGATGACTTTGATATTTCCTTTTTTGGCGGCGGTCAAGACTATGAACAAATGATTGTTTCTCGAGATATTCCAAATAAAAAAGATGGTATCCAAAAATTCATTACAGATGATAAACCCATGTTGGCTATCTGTGGTGGCTACCAACTTTTGGGACACTACTACGTTGGAGCTGATGGGGAAAAGATTCCTGGTATCGGCGTTTTAGACCACTATACTCTTAGTCAGGATAACAACCGTTTCATTGGTAATATCACCATCAAAAATGAAGAAAACAACGAGACCTATCATGGCTTTGAAAATCATAATGGCCGGACTTTTCTTGGCAATGGTGAAAAGCCATTGGGCATTGTGCTGTCCGGTCATGGTAATAATGGTGAAGATAACACTGAAGGAGCTATTTATAAGGAAGTATTCTGTTCTTATTTTCATGGCCCAATCTTGACCAGAAATGGTGAGTTAGCTAAACGGATGTTACTAAAGGCATTACACAATAAATATCCAGATGCAGATCTCTCTACTCAGGATAGCTTGGAAATTCAACCCACATTTTAATTTATAAATAAAAAGACGATTTGCATTTTTTGCAAATTGTCTTTTTTATATTAGAAGTGTTCCACAAGCCAGATTCATGTAATTATGACACACTTTTCTCTTTCTCATGGAGATATGTCGCCATAATTAAGTGCCTGCGATCAATAAATTCATCGTTATCAGCACTCGGATGAACTCGATTTGATAACAAAATGAATCCTTGCTGTTCATCTCGATCAATTGCCAGCCACGTTCC
This window encodes:
- a CDS encoding thymidine kinase; amino-acid sequence: MAQLFYKYGAMNSGKSIEILKVAHNYEEQGKSVIILTSGLDTRSGVGTIASRIGLERTAVPVLDETNIFEYVSQTNPDAACVLIDEAQFLKKEHIIQLTKIVDDLNIPVMAFGLKNDFRNQLFEGSKYLLIYADKLEEMKTICWFCKRKATMNLRMHDGKPVYEGQQVMIGGNESYYPVCRRHYFDPVLK
- a CDS encoding Mur ligase family protein, which translates into the protein MSIRSSVATAAGKSSYWFLHNFLHGGSSLPGKITTAIDPHILRAFGTKYDVVIITGTNGKTLTTALSVRVLKQKYSDVLTNPTGSNMEQGIVTTFITAHHSKNGKQLAILEVDEANIVKVTEYIKPIAFIFTNLFRDQMDRYGEIYTTYDKILAGVKKAPEATIIANGDAQIFHSKKLPNPMIFFGFDHEENHDIKAPANTDGVLCPQCNHILHYHFITYGNLGSYFCPNCGFERPELTYKVTNITKLTPTSSTFEINHHAYTIQIGGMYNIYNALAAYALGSFLGVTPDQIGKAFESDKKVFGRQEMIQVEDKQVTLILVKNPVGLNQVIDMILTDDQPFSFVGLLNANYADGIDTSWIWDGNFEKLQEHAIPQFMTGGERYKDITFRLRVAGVPNPIIEPDISKIAAKIKELPTTKVYVLATYTAVLQLRKQLAEQGYIKEGMDA
- a CDS encoding type 1 glutamine amidotransferase is translated as MAKYSLHLAHLYGDLLNTYGDVGNILALEYYAKKMDVDFNVDVISIEEDFNPDDFDISFFGGGQDYEQMIVSRDIPNKKDGIQKFITDDKPMLAICGGYQLLGHYYVGADGEKIPGIGVLDHYTLSQDNNRFIGNITIKNEENNETYHGFENHNGRTFLGNGEKPLGIVLSGHGNNGEDNTEGAIYKEVFCSYFHGPILTRNGELAKRMLLKALHNKYPDADLSTQDSLEIQPTF